One Oharaeibacter diazotrophicus DNA segment encodes these proteins:
- a CDS encoding CBS domain-containing protein, whose protein sequence is MTTVQTILNLKGGDVATGDPSLTVGQICARLAEQRIGAIVMTDEQRHVIGIISERDVVRVIAQHGAEVMAEPAGRFMTRTVVTCTRRDTIDELMDMMTRGRFRHVPVVDGGRLVGIVSIGDVVKHRMADIEREAEEIRNYIATA, encoded by the coding sequence TTGACCACCGTTCAGACCATCCTGAACCTCAAGGGCGGCGACGTCGCCACCGGCGATCCGTCGCTCACCGTCGGCCAGATCTGCGCCCGGCTCGCGGAGCAGCGGATCGGCGCGATCGTGATGACCGACGAGCAGCGCCACGTCATCGGCATCATCTCCGAGCGCGACGTCGTGCGCGTCATCGCCCAGCACGGCGCCGAGGTGATGGCCGAGCCGGCCGGCCGCTTCATGACCCGCACCGTGGTGACCTGCACCCGGCGCGACACCATCGACGAGCTGATGGACATGATGACCCGCGGCCGCTTCCGGCACGTGCCGGTGGTCGACGGCGGCCGCCTCGTCGGGATCGTCTCGATCGGCGACGTGGTCAAGCATCGGATGGCCGACATCGAGCGCGAGGCCGAGGAGATCCGAAACTACATCGCCACCGCCTGA
- a CDS encoding DUF3126 family protein, with the protein MTKDELNKIERYLRRSLGSPTITVKARPRKTDSAEVYVGEEFIGVVFEDDEDDEKSYNFQMAILGMDLED; encoded by the coding sequence GTGACCAAGGACGAACTCAACAAGATCGAGCGCTATCTCCGGCGCAGCCTCGGATCGCCGACGATCACGGTGAAGGCGCGCCCGCGCAAGACCGACTCGGCCGAGGTCTACGTCGGCGAGGAGTTCATCGGCGTCGTCTTCGAGGACGACGAGGACGACGAGAAGTCCTACAACTTCCAGATGGCCATCCTGGGGATGGACCTCGAGGACTGA
- a CDS encoding enoyl-CoA hydratase, with protein MRKTRAATAPEGRITVDVIGGLGRIGIDNPGRHNALSLAMWQAIPEAVATLEAAEDVRVVVLTGSEGGAFASGADITEFDVVRADAATSASYEAANAAAFAALRRAEKPTVAVIRRFCMGGGVGLAAACDIRIAADDAVFAIPAARLGLAYPPEAVADIVALIGPSRAKDLFYTAKRIDAATALRIGLVDELVRDDELEAAAVAYVARVSALAPMTQRAVKAAIDAAVGSAAGDWGRARELAELCFESQDYAEGRAAFREKREPVFTGR; from the coding sequence ATGCGCAAGACGCGCGCCGCGACGGCCCCCGAAGGTCGGATCACCGTCGACGTGATCGGCGGTCTCGGCCGCATCGGCATCGACAACCCGGGCCGCCACAACGCGCTCTCGCTGGCCATGTGGCAGGCGATCCCGGAAGCCGTCGCCACGCTGGAGGCCGCCGAGGACGTCCGCGTCGTCGTGCTGACGGGCTCGGAGGGCGGCGCCTTTGCCTCCGGCGCCGACATCACCGAATTCGACGTGGTGCGCGCCGACGCCGCCACCTCGGCCAGCTACGAGGCCGCCAACGCCGCCGCCTTCGCCGCCCTGCGCCGGGCCGAGAAGCCGACGGTCGCCGTGATCCGCCGCTTCTGCATGGGCGGCGGCGTCGGGCTCGCCGCCGCCTGCGACATCCGCATCGCCGCCGACGACGCCGTCTTCGCCATTCCCGCCGCCCGGCTCGGCCTCGCCTACCCGCCCGAGGCGGTCGCCGACATCGTCGCGCTGATCGGCCCCTCGCGCGCCAAGGACCTGTTCTACACCGCCAAGCGCATCGACGCCGCCACCGCGCTCCGGATCGGCCTCGTCGACGAACTCGTCCGCGACGACGAACTCGAGGCCGCCGCCGTCGCCTACGTTGCCCGCGTGTCGGCGCTGGCGCCGATGACCCAGCGCGCCGTCAAGGCCGCCATCGACGCCGCCGTCGGCAGCGCGGCCGGCGACTGGGGCCGCGCCCGCGAACTCGCCGAGCTCTGCTTCGAGAGCCAGGACTACGCCGAGGGCCGTGCCGCCTTCCGCGAGAAGCGCGAGCCGGTCTTCACCGGCCGCTGA
- a CDS encoding NUDIX hydrolase: MADESKAAGAARKKALVPKDAATLLILDRTASGVSVLMGKRRDDLAFNPGAYVFPGGRVDAADGLVPAAVGLPEPLEARLIDRMRPKPSRRRARALVVAALRETAEETGYLVGRAGAGFAKAPPDGFAPFVEHAVGLDLSLVKLVGRAITPVKRPRRFDARFFAVWADDAVAHVPTSPVPPDNELSDVRFVPLADTGTLNLPRMTVIMLRELADRLAADPDLSRDLPAPFFVPRGENHRRETI; encoded by the coding sequence TTGGCTGACGAGAGCAAGGCGGCTGGGGCCGCCCGCAAGAAGGCGTTGGTGCCGAAAGACGCGGCGACGCTGCTGATCCTCGACCGCACGGCGTCCGGCGTGTCGGTGCTGATGGGCAAGCGCCGTGACGACCTCGCGTTCAACCCCGGCGCCTACGTGTTCCCGGGCGGGCGGGTCGACGCCGCCGACGGCCTCGTGCCGGCTGCGGTCGGTCTGCCAGAGCCGCTCGAGGCGCGGCTGATCGACCGGATGCGTCCCAAGCCGTCGCGTCGGCGCGCTCGTGCGCTGGTGGTCGCGGCGCTGCGCGAGACCGCCGAGGAGACCGGCTACCTGGTCGGCCGCGCCGGTGCCGGCTTCGCCAAGGCCCCGCCGGACGGTTTCGCGCCCTTCGTCGAGCATGCGGTCGGGCTCGACCTGTCGCTGGTCAAGCTGGTCGGCCGCGCGATCACGCCGGTGAAGCGGCCGCGCCGCTTCGACGCCCGCTTCTTCGCGGTCTGGGCCGACGACGCCGTCGCGCACGTGCCCACCAGTCCGGTGCCGCCGGACAACGAGCTCTCCGACGTCCGCTTCGTGCCGCTCGCCGACACCGGGACGCTGAACCTGCCGCGGATGACGGTGATCATGCTGCGCGAGCTCGCCGACCGGCTCGCCGCCGATCCCGACCTCTCGCGCGACCTGCCCGCGCCCTTCTTCGTGCCGCGCGGCGAGAACCACCGCCGCGAGACGATCTGA
- a CDS encoding transglutaminase-like cysteine peptidase, whose product MIATLTKYFTAATLAVVLGTSFAAAAPMRVTGPSAPPLGHVQFCAAHPDDCGVYDKPNQMVRLTDAVWARLNQLNEAVNAAVLPATDLQIYGVLERWDYPKFVGDCEDYALEKRRELIAAGWPASALLMTVVKDEAGDGHAVLTVRTDRGEFILDNKTDAIELWSHTPYRYLKRQSTRDAAAWDQIEDGRDVLVGSTRN is encoded by the coding sequence ATGATCGCGACGCTTACGAAGTACTTCACGGCGGCAACGCTGGCGGTCGTTCTCGGGACGTCCTTCGCGGCGGCCGCGCCGATGCGCGTGACCGGCCCGAGCGCCCCGCCGCTCGGTCACGTCCAGTTCTGCGCCGCCCATCCGGACGACTGCGGCGTCTACGACAAGCCGAACCAGATGGTCCGGCTGACCGACGCGGTCTGGGCCCGCCTCAACCAGCTCAACGAGGCGGTCAACGCCGCGGTGCTGCCGGCGACCGACCTGCAGATCTACGGCGTGCTCGAGCGCTGGGACTATCCGAAATTCGTCGGCGACTGCGAGGACTACGCCCTCGAGAAGCGCCGCGAGCTGATCGCCGCCGGCTGGCCGGCGAGCGCGCTCCTGATGACCGTCGTCAAGGACGAGGCCGGCGACGGCCACGCCGTGCTGACCGTGCGCACCGACCGCGGCGAGTTCATCCTCGACAACAAGACCGACGCGATCGAGCTGTGGAGCCACACGCCCTACCGCTACCTCAAGCGCCAGTCGACCCGCGACGCCGCCGCCTGGGACCAGATCGAGGACGGCCGCGACGTGCTGGTCGGCAGCACGCGCAACTGA
- a CDS encoding gamma carbonic anhydrase family protein, translated as MPIYALDDHVPAIADDGSVWVAPDASVIGKVELGAGVGVWFGAVLRGDNEPIVIGAGTNLQEHVMVHTDPGFPVTVGRDCTIGHRAILHGCTIGDGALIGMGAIVLNGAVIGPGSLVGAGALVTEGKTFPPNSLIVGSPAKVVRSLDEAAVEKLKASATRYTANAARFAKGLKPVG; from the coding sequence ATGCCGATCTACGCCCTCGACGACCACGTGCCCGCGATCGCCGACGACGGCTCGGTGTGGGTGGCGCCGGACGCCTCGGTGATCGGGAAGGTCGAACTCGGGGCCGGGGTCGGCGTCTGGTTCGGGGCGGTGTTGCGCGGCGACAACGAGCCGATCGTCATCGGTGCCGGCACCAATCTCCAGGAACACGTGATGGTGCACACCGACCCGGGCTTCCCGGTGACGGTGGGGCGCGACTGCACCATCGGCCACCGCGCCATCCTGCACGGCTGCACCATCGGCGACGGCGCGCTGATCGGCATGGGCGCGATCGTGCTGAACGGGGCGGTGATCGGCCCCGGCTCGTTGGTCGGCGCCGGGGCGCTGGTCACCGAGGGCAAGACCTTCCCGCCGAACTCGCTGATCGTCGGATCGCCGGCGAAGGTGGTGCGCAGCCTCGACGAGGCGGCGGTGGAGAAGCTGAAGGCCTCCGCGACCCGCTACACCGCCAACGCCGCCCGCTTCGCCAAGGGGCTGAAGCCGGTCGGCTGA
- a CDS encoding PilZ domain-containing protein, with protein MNQEPETPKRERRLPKPERRRFQRVRINVLGRFMLPNRSEYPCQVVDMSPGGAALMTPVSGEIGQRIVAYLDHVGRIEGEITRVFEGGFAMSVNATARKRDKLAAQLTWLANRNVLNLPEDRRHERMTPRVPFSNVVLPDGREMRCRIIDVSMSGAAIALDVRPALGTAITLGRMRARVVRHFDEGVAVEFAMMQTEDMIQNNL; from the coding sequence ATGAACCAGGAACCGGAAACGCCGAAGCGCGAACGCCGCCTGCCCAAGCCGGAGCGCCGCCGCTTCCAGCGCGTCAGGATCAACGTGCTCGGCCGCTTCATGCTGCCGAACCGCTCCGAGTATCCCTGCCAGGTCGTCGACATGTCGCCGGGCGGCGCCGCGCTGATGACGCCGGTGTCCGGCGAGATCGGCCAGCGCATCGTCGCCTATCTCGACCACGTCGGCCGCATCGAGGGCGAGATCACCCGCGTGTTCGAGGGCGGCTTCGCGATGTCGGTCAACGCGACCGCCCGCAAGCGCGACAAGCTCGCCGCCCAGTTGACCTGGCTCGCCAACCGCAACGTCCTCAACCTGCCCGAGGACCGCCGCCACGAGCGCATGACGCCGCGCGTGCCCTTCTCCAACGTCGTGCTGCCGGACGGCCGCGAGATGCGCTGCCGCATCATCGACGTCTCGATGTCCGGCGCCGCCATCGCCCTCGACGTCCGCCCCGCCCTCGGCACCGCCATCACCCTCGGCCGCATGCGCGCCCGCGTGGTCCGCCATTTCGACGAGGGCGTCGCCGTCGAGTTCGCGATGATGCAGACCGAGGACATGATCCAGAACAATCTCTGA
- a CDS encoding DUF6949 family protein produces the protein MSSDLVISSFLIATGFVSAGILASAYQLVTAQPVRFDLGDDRLLMGLATIILLMFAGPAVLMRNAVRGRMIERRHGGWLVASTAIAGAWSLCSGTVVMQFALALGNSL, from the coding sequence GTGTCGTCCGACCTCGTCATCTCCTCCTTCCTGATCGCCACCGGGTTCGTCAGCGCCGGCATCCTGGCCTCGGCCTACCAATTGGTCACGGCGCAGCCGGTGCGCTTCGACCTCGGCGACGACCGCCTGCTGATGGGGCTGGCCACGATCATCCTGCTGATGTTCGCCGGTCCCGCGGTGCTGATGCGCAACGCCGTCCGCGGCCGGATGATCGAGCGCCGCCACGGCGGCTGGCTGGTCGCCTCCACGGCGATCGCCGGGGCGTGGAGCCTGTGTTCGGGCACCGTCGTGATGCAGTTCGCCCTCGCCCTCGGAAACAGCCTCTGA
- a CDS encoding sensor histidine kinase — protein MAATIHQPIGAPSGRHPASADLAATLETLLAIATTTDASLADQTADALAAVVAHLGVDVGEAGRRGEDGIRPLDTVFHPAAVRAAAPAAAARAAAAMLAPAGGAAFHSADTAADGHHALAGMGIGSALVRAVEASGEVFTFAFLAASPRGAPFSDAECRLVERVAQWFLGAVERQRRIRGIVESRDELAMIVENLSSPIAAYDQDGRIVAANDTGRHVRRPAESRGIDARTLSTGMPLLGRVEAWDDGEGGERWMRTDRIPYENPAGDGARLLLVATDVTEMVEKKQQLAKANAGLNQFAYVASHDLQEPLRKIGTFTDLLTQSLEKGDAEEVAYATRVIKDSARRARALITDLLAWSRLGNRKLERVPVDVPSLVRDTLAELLASRRDVPVEIDDRMSAGVVAADASQMRQLIENLLVNALKYRHPDRPAAIALRFERRPGGGRVLEVADKGIGFDPAHAAVIFEPFRRLHADRQYAGTGVGLAICARVCERHGWTISADARPGEGAVFRVEMPTRPVRTEPTR, from the coding sequence ATGGCCGCGACCATCCATCAGCCAATCGGCGCCCCGTCCGGGCGCCATCCGGCGTCCGCGGATCTCGCCGCCACCCTGGAGACGCTGCTCGCGATCGCCACGACCACCGACGCCTCGCTCGCGGACCAGACCGCCGACGCGCTGGCGGCCGTCGTCGCCCATCTCGGCGTCGACGTCGGCGAGGCCGGGCGCCGCGGCGAGGACGGCATCCGCCCGCTCGACACCGTGTTCCACCCCGCGGCCGTGCGCGCCGCCGCCCCGGCCGCCGCCGCGCGCGCCGCCGCCGCAATGCTGGCGCCGGCCGGCGGAGCGGCCTTCCACTCGGCCGACACCGCCGCCGACGGCCACCACGCCCTCGCCGGCATGGGGATCGGCAGCGCGCTGGTCAGGGCCGTCGAGGCCTCCGGCGAGGTCTTCACCTTCGCCTTCCTCGCCGCGTCGCCGCGCGGCGCGCCGTTCTCGGACGCCGAGTGCCGTCTGGTCGAGCGCGTGGCACAGTGGTTCCTCGGCGCGGTCGAGCGGCAGCGCCGGATCCGCGGCATCGTCGAGAGCCGTGACGAACTGGCGATGATCGTCGAGAACCTGTCGTCGCCGATCGCCGCCTACGACCAGGACGGCCGCATCGTGGCGGCGAACGACACCGGCCGCCACGTCCGTCGGCCCGCCGAGAGCCGCGGCATCGACGCCCGCACCCTGTCGACCGGGATGCCCCTGCTCGGCCGCGTCGAGGCCTGGGACGACGGCGAAGGCGGCGAGCGCTGGATGCGCACCGACCGGATTCCCTACGAGAATCCCGCCGGCGACGGTGCCCGCCTGCTCCTGGTCGCCACCGACGTCACCGAGATGGTGGAGAAGAAGCAGCAGCTCGCCAAGGCCAACGCCGGCCTCAACCAGTTCGCCTACGTCGCTTCGCACGACCTGCAGGAGCCGCTGCGCAAGATCGGCACCTTCACCGACCTCCTGACCCAGAGCCTCGAGAAGGGCGACGCCGAGGAGGTCGCCTACGCCACCCGCGTCATCAAGGATTCCGCCCGCCGGGCCCGGGCGCTGATCACCGACCTGCTGGCGTGGTCGAGACTCGGCAACCGCAAGCTCGAGCGCGTGCCGGTCGACGTGCCGTCGCTTGTGCGCGACACCCTGGCCGAATTGCTCGCGAGCCGGCGCGACGTCCCGGTCGAGATCGACGACCGGATGAGCGCCGGCGTGGTCGCGGCCGACGCCTCGCAAATGCGCCAGCTGATCGAGAACCTGCTGGTCAACGCCCTGAAGTACCGCCACCCCGACCGGCCCGCCGCGATCGCGCTGCGCTTCGAGCGCCGGCCCGGCGGCGGCCGCGTCCTCGAAGTCGCCGACAAGGGCATCGGCTTCGATCCCGCCCATGCGGCGGTGATCTTCGAGCCGTTCCGCCGGCTCCACGCCGACCGGCAATATGCCGGCACCGGCGTCGGCCTCGCGATCTGCGCCCGCGTCTGCGAGCGCCACGGCTGGACCATCTCCGCCGACGCCCGCCCCGGCGAGGGCGCCGTGTTCCGCGTCGAGATGCCCACCCGGCCCGTCCGCACCGAACCGACGCGCTGA
- a CDS encoding PAS domain-containing protein, whose protein sequence is MTRTLYDYWSRLRGDRTAPRRFEVEPGDIRHILGDTFILEADDRLTYSFRLAGTRLCAAYCRELKGRNLLDMWVGKDREAIACLLAAIVEDGAAAVVGLEAQNERGQTAPVEIMMLPLQHDGPHHTRILGCYAPLKTPYWFGTHPVVRQPIQSLRLIWPDERPSFLRTAEEADRAERRGEPPAIVRAQARPADGGRRVGHLRVIEGGRADS, encoded by the coding sequence GTGACGAGGACGCTGTACGACTACTGGTCGCGCCTGCGCGGCGACCGCACGGCGCCGCGCCGGTTCGAGGTCGAGCCGGGCGACATCCGCCACATCCTCGGCGACACCTTCATCCTCGAGGCCGACGACCGCCTGACCTACAGCTTCCGCCTCGCCGGCACCCGGCTCTGCGCCGCCTACTGCCGCGAGCTCAAGGGCCGCAACCTGCTCGACATGTGGGTCGGCAAGGACCGCGAGGCGATCGCCTGCCTGCTCGCCGCCATCGTCGAGGACGGTGCCGCCGCCGTGGTCGGGCTCGAGGCCCAGAACGAGCGCGGCCAGACCGCGCCGGTCGAGATCATGATGCTGCCGCTGCAGCACGACGGCCCGCACCACACCCGCATCCTCGGCTGCTACGCGCCGCTGAAGACGCCCTACTGGTTCGGCACCCACCCGGTCGTGCGCCAGCCGATCCAGAGCCTCCGGCTGATCTGGCCCGACGAGCGCCCGAGCTTCCTGCGCACCGCCGAGGAGGCCGACCGCGCCGAGCGCCGCGGCGAGCCGCCGGCGATCGTGCGCGCCCAGGCCCGCCCCGCCGACGGCGGCCGACGCGTCGGCCACCTCCGCGTGATCGAGGGCGGCCGGGCCGACTCCTGA
- a CDS encoding TerB family tellurite resistance protein: MSLWSLLSDVVSRLPFAGTVGCAFDRVVEVLRAAVSPEERRAVAFTISMIALSAKMAKADGVVTDDEVSVVKRLLVVPEHERANVARLFNIAKQDAAGFEAYAERIADLHRDAPEMLEDVLDGLFVIAGADGLVHDRERAFLERVADIFHVSTAAFGRIMARHVRPEASDPFVVLGVPRDAHPDEIKRAWRRQVSDNHPDRLIARGLPAECVRIATERVAALNAAYDRIAREYA, encoded by the coding sequence ATGAGCCTCTGGTCCCTCCTCTCCGACGTCGTGTCGCGCCTGCCCTTCGCGGGCACGGTCGGCTGCGCCTTCGACCGCGTGGTCGAGGTGCTGCGCGCCGCGGTGTCGCCGGAGGAGCGGCGTGCCGTCGCGTTCACGATCTCGATGATCGCGCTGTCGGCCAAGATGGCCAAGGCCGACGGGGTCGTCACCGACGACGAGGTCTCGGTGGTCAAGCGTCTGCTGGTGGTGCCCGAGCACGAGCGCGCCAACGTGGCGCGGCTGTTCAACATCGCCAAGCAGGATGCCGCCGGCTTCGAGGCCTATGCCGAGCGGATCGCCGACCTCCACCGCGACGCCCCCGAGATGCTCGAAGACGTGCTCGACGGCCTGTTCGTGATCGCCGGCGCCGACGGCCTCGTGCACGACCGCGAGCGCGCGTTCCTCGAGCGCGTCGCAGACATCTTCCACGTCTCGACCGCGGCCTTCGGGCGCATCATGGCCCGGCACGTCCGCCCCGAGGCGAGCGATCCCTTCGTGGTGCTCGGCGTGCCGCGCGACGCCCACCCCGACGAGATCAAGCGGGCGTGGCGCCGGCAGGTCTCGGACAACCACCCGGACCGCCTGATCGCCCGCGGCCTGCCGGCCGAATGCGTCCGGATCGCCACCGAACGCGTCGCCGCGCTCAACGCCGCCTACGACCGCATCGCCCGGGAATACGCCTGA
- a CDS encoding rhomboid family intramembrane serine protease, whose amino-acid sequence MSDLSPRREPALNLPGVVVALLAVMAAIHLVRTQLLTDAQDLDLLARFAFVPGRYDGSAEAASLPGGALAGLWTPFTYALLHGDWGHFLMNGIWLAAFGSALARRFGAARFLVFSALAAAAGAGVFYLAHPAAWVPVIGASGAISGQMAATARFVFQAGGPLAARRGDRRVFETPALPLGRLFADRQVVVFLVLWIASNLLFGLGVVTLAGEESPIAWEAHLGGFAFGLVAFSLFDPVRPPAAAVPAADRD is encoded by the coding sequence ATGAGCGACTTGTCCCCGCGGCGCGAGCCGGCCCTGAACCTGCCCGGCGTCGTGGTCGCGCTCCTGGCCGTGATGGCCGCGATCCACCTCGTGCGCACGCAACTGCTCACCGACGCCCAGGACCTCGATCTCCTCGCCCGTTTCGCCTTTGTGCCGGGCCGCTACGACGGCTCGGCCGAGGCCGCGTCGCTTCCCGGCGGCGCGCTCGCGGGCCTTTGGACCCCCTTCACCTACGCGCTGCTCCACGGCGACTGGGGCCACTTCCTGATGAACGGGATCTGGCTCGCCGCCTTCGGCAGCGCGCTGGCGCGCCGCTTCGGCGCCGCCCGCTTCCTCGTGTTCTCCGCGCTGGCGGCGGCGGCCGGCGCCGGCGTGTTCTATCTCGCCCACCCCGCCGCCTGGGTGCCGGTGATCGGCGCCTCGGGTGCCATTTCGGGGCAGATGGCCGCGACGGCGCGCTTCGTGTTCCAGGCCGGCGGCCCGCTCGCCGCCCGCCGCGGCGATCGCCGGGTGTTCGAGACCCCGGCGCTGCCGCTCGGCCGTCTGTTCGCGGACCGTCAGGTGGTGGTGTTCCTGGTGCTCTGGATCGCGAGCAACCTGCTGTTCGGCCTCGGCGTGGTGACGCTCGCGGGCGAGGAGTCTCCGATCGCCTGGGAGGCCCATCTCGGCGGCTTCGCCTTCGGCCTCGTCGCCTTCTCCCTGTTCGACCCGGTGCGGCCGCCGGCCGCAGCCGTTCCGGCCGCCGACCGCGACTAA
- a CDS encoding DUF983 domain-containing protein: MPTETWTPAADRADLALPKRSLWQAVKRGFACRCPACGKGRLFRAYIKPVATCEACGEDLSHQRADDAPPYFTIVVVGHVVVPAILYVETHYKPDVYLQLLVWLPLTLILSLVLLQPIKGAVIGWQWAYYMHGFNPLGADDEDRTHRPVAEGDVG; this comes from the coding sequence ATGCCCACCGAGACCTGGACTCCCGCCGCCGACCGCGCCGATCTCGCGCTGCCGAAGCGCTCGCTGTGGCAGGCGGTCAAGCGCGGCTTCGCCTGCCGCTGTCCGGCCTGCGGCAAGGGCCGGCTGTTCCGCGCCTACATCAAGCCGGTGGCGACCTGCGAGGCCTGCGGCGAGGACCTGTCGCACCAGCGTGCCGACGACGCGCCGCCTTATTTCACCATCGTCGTGGTCGGCCACGTCGTGGTGCCGGCGATCCTCTACGTCGAGACCCACTACAAGCCCGACGTATACCTTCAGCTGCTCGTCTGGCTGCCGCTGACGCTGATACTGTCGCTGGTGCTGCTGCAGCCGATCAAGGGCGCGGTCATCGGCTGGCAGTGGGCCTATTACATGCACGGCTTCAATCCGCTCGGAGCCGACGACGAGGACCGCACCCATCGACCGGTCGCGGAGGGGGATGTTGGCTGA
- a CDS encoding paraquat-inducible protein A: MRNALPSLLILVAALLLPLGLVLPILRLDRLWFLTEEPSLVDVVVGLHADGDLPLAAVVALASILFPAVKLVALQLAAAGVSGPPVRHLHALGRWSMMDVVVVALVVFAAKTSGLAEAVTEPGLWAYAGSTVAAAVAALLLERGAPGLTDPAAAPPR, from the coding sequence ATGCGCAACGCCCTGCCCTCGCTGCTGATCCTCGTCGCCGCGCTGCTGCTGCCGCTCGGCCTCGTCCTGCCGATCCTGAGGCTCGACCGGCTGTGGTTCCTCACCGAGGAGCCGTCGCTGGTCGACGTCGTCGTCGGGCTCCACGCCGACGGCGACCTGCCGCTCGCGGCCGTGGTGGCGCTCGCCTCGATCCTGTTCCCGGCCGTGAAGCTGGTCGCGCTGCAGCTCGCGGCCGCCGGCGTCTCGGGGCCGCCGGTGCGCCATCTCCACGCCCTCGGACGCTGGTCGATGATGGACGTCGTGGTCGTGGCGCTGGTGGTGTTCGCCGCCAAGACCAGCGGCCTCGCCGAGGCGGTGACCGAGCCGGGCCTGTGGGCCTACGCCGGCTCCACCGTCGCCGCCGCCGTCGCCGCGCTGCTGTTGGAACGCGGCGCGCCGGGGCTCACAGATCCGGCAGCCGCGCCTCCGCGATGA
- a CDS encoding GNAT family N-acetyltransferase: MTRILPDGYHALAPGKLANVVTFLETTAPPAPSGRPAPAGYRLERVERWTLAEFRRLYVEIGARWLWTSRMLMSDAVLAERLHRPGTEAYVPVSDGKVMGILELDFADPADVELSFFGLVPEAIGGGVGRWLMEEAFRIVWSRPETRRLWLHTCHFDSPQALPFYVRMGFSPYARAVEVHDDPRLIGRLDPAAGPHVPVIAEARLPDL; this comes from the coding sequence ATGACCCGCATCCTGCCCGACGGCTACCACGCGCTCGCGCCCGGCAAGCTCGCCAACGTCGTGACCTTCCTCGAGACGACCGCGCCGCCGGCCCCGTCGGGCCGGCCGGCGCCGGCGGGCTACCGCCTCGAGCGGGTCGAGCGCTGGACGCTCGCGGAGTTCCGCCGGCTCTACGTCGAGATCGGGGCGCGCTGGCTGTGGACGTCGCGGATGCTGATGTCCGACGCCGTGCTGGCCGAACGGCTGCACCGGCCGGGCACCGAAGCCTACGTGCCGGTGTCGGACGGCAAGGTCATGGGCATCCTGGAACTCGACTTCGCCGATCCCGCCGATGTCGAGCTGTCGTTCTTCGGTCTCGTGCCAGAGGCGATCGGCGGCGGCGTCGGTCGCTGGCTGATGGAGGAGGCGTTCCGCATCGTCTGGAGCCGGCCCGAGACGCGCCGGCTCTGGCTGCACACCTGCCACTTCGACAGCCCGCAGGCGCTGCCCTTCTACGTGCGCATGGGCTTTTCGCCCTACGCCCGGGCGGTCGAGGTGCACGACGACCCGCGCCTGATCGGCCGGCTCGATCCGGCCGCCGGGCCGCACGTGCCGGTCATCGCGGAGGCGCGGCTGCCGGATCTGTGA
- the cysE gene encoding serine O-acetyltransferase, with the protein MTLPVKAAPTRALETVDPVWQRICEEARQAIEREPAFGGFLHATVIDQPRLEEAVVQRVADRLGNEAVPSTAIRRAYSEALADDPAIGEAFRSDIAAVFDRDPACDRMLEPVLYFKGFHAIQTHRLAHWLLAKGRKDFAMYLQSRSSEVFQTDINPAARLGRGLFFDHATGIVIGETAVVEDDVSILQGVTLGGTGKETGDRHPKIRHGVLIGAGAKILGNIEVGRCSRVAAGSVVLKPVPPCTTVAGVPARVIGEAGCADPARSMRQTFPDAGQAI; encoded by the coding sequence ATGACCCTCCCCGTGAAGGCCGCTCCCACGCGTGCGCTCGAAACCGTCGACCCGGTGTGGCAGCGCATCTGCGAGGAGGCGCGTCAGGCGATCGAGCGCGAGCCGGCCTTCGGCGGCTTCCTGCACGCCACCGTGATCGACCAGCCGCGCCTCGAGGAGGCGGTGGTGCAGCGCGTCGCCGACCGGCTCGGCAACGAGGCGGTGCCGTCGACGGCGATCCGCCGCGCCTATTCCGAGGCGCTGGCCGACGATCCCGCCATCGGCGAGGCGTTCCGCAGCGACATCGCCGCGGTGTTCGACCGTGACCCCGCCTGCGACCGCATGCTGGAGCCGGTGCTCTACTTCAAGGGCTTCCACGCGATCCAGACCCACCGGTTGGCGCACTGGCTGCTCGCCAAGGGCCGCAAGGACTTCGCGATGTACCTGCAGAGCCGGTCGTCGGAGGTGTTCCAGACCGACATCAACCCGGCCGCCCGGCTCGGCCGTGGCCTGTTCTTCGACCACGCCACCGGCATCGTCATCGGCGAGACCGCTGTGGTGGAGGACGACGTCTCGATCCTGCAGGGCGTCACCCTCGGCGGCACCGGCAAGGAGACCGGCGACCGCCACCCGAAGATCCGCCACGGCGTGCTGATCGGCGCCGGCGCCAAGATCCTCGGGAACATCGAGGTCGGCCGCTGCTCGCGCGTCGCCGCCGGCTCGGTGGTGCTGAAGCCGGTGCCGCCCTGCACCACGGTGGCGGGCGTGCCGGCCCGGGTGATCGGCGAGGCCGGCTGCGCCGATCCGGCGCGCTCGATGCGGCAGACCTTCCCGGACGCCGGTCAGGCGATCTGA